The Nitrosopumilus cobalaminigenes genome contains a region encoding:
- a CDS encoding Hsp20/alpha crystallin family protein, whose product MVIKTKDTLYLVDLNFYCLASYKGAYSNDQSLNFVIPIIVILFLGIIYIMTQRADSGFVSFILIGAAALTMFYWVRVLKKMAKDQKPAYTQAREQETKNWVYDLIKGEEEFVFVAEVPGPEDKIAVRLVDGILYIRGTGGFSKEVPIEGVNEMQIFDFKYRNGVLTLRIK is encoded by the coding sequence ATGGTAATAAAAACCAAAGATACTTTATATTTGGTAGACCTTAATTTTTACTGTTTGGCAAGTTACAAAGGAGCATATTCAAATGATCAATCATTAAATTTTGTAATTCCCATTATTGTAATTTTATTTTTAGGGATTATCTACATAATGACACAAAGAGCAGATTCGGGATTCGTAAGCTTTATTCTAATTGGTGCAGCTGCACTCACAATGTTTTATTGGGTTAGAGTTCTAAAAAAGATGGCAAAAGATCAAAAACCTGCTTATACTCAAGCTAGAGAGCAAGAGACAAAGAATTGGGTTTATGATTTAATCAAAGGAGAAGAAGAATTTGTTTTTGTTGCAGAAGTGCCAGGACCTGAAGATAAAATTGCAGTAAGATTGGTAGACGGTATTTTGTACATTCGTGGAACAGGTGGGTTTTCAAAAGAAGTACCAATAGAAGGCGTCAATGAAATGCAAATTTTTGATTTCAAATATAGAAATGGCGTATTAACACTACGAATAAAATAA
- a CDS encoding DNA topoisomerase IV subunit A has product MKTSKKEQTKIKERSRKADEKQKNILEMLKSHGATIYDDLDNGQFPKFSIPSRSVSNIVYDKKLRQYILGTNAAVRSSRNSAQLRSFTQLMWLAFFANRLTHEKKSSTLRDVYYSSQAFAIEFEDQSESDNIIVDLEAVTSKPREDFHIFPEERSSIFGDLNIEYTIPGYEGKTMNLSNHPDGYSIGPSLTTAELVDTSAEIVIAIEKGGLFTRFVEEQIDKKFKSIIINTGGQAPRSTRTLLKRLHDEMGLPVIVLTDGDVYGEHIAMVIKSGSANAAHLRELTVPDAKWVGVWATDIEKYKLPTIPMTESDIKRCYDLQKDPRYQDGIWKKELDVFLRLKRKAELEAFSKYGLTNITDKYLPQKLELAKSL; this is encoded by the coding sequence TTGAAAACAAGTAAAAAAGAACAAACCAAAATTAAAGAACGAAGTAGAAAAGCAGATGAAAAACAAAAGAATATTCTTGAGATGCTCAAAAGTCATGGTGCAACGATTTATGATGACTTAGATAATGGTCAATTTCCAAAATTCTCAATACCTAGTAGATCAGTAAGTAACATTGTTTATGATAAAAAACTTAGACAGTATATTTTAGGAACCAATGCTGCTGTTAGAAGTTCAAGAAATTCTGCACAGTTAAGATCTTTTACACAATTAATGTGGTTAGCATTTTTCGCAAATAGATTAACTCATGAAAAAAAATCATCCACATTAAGAGATGTTTACTATTCATCACAAGCTTTCGCTATAGAATTTGAAGATCAATCTGAATCCGATAATATTATTGTCGATTTAGAGGCTGTAACTTCTAAACCTAGAGAAGATTTCCATATTTTTCCTGAAGAGAGAAGTTCTATCTTTGGTGATCTAAACATAGAATATACTATTCCTGGATATGAGGGAAAAACCATGAATTTGTCAAATCATCCTGATGGTTATTCAATTGGTCCAAGTTTGACTACTGCTGAATTAGTAGACACTAGTGCAGAAATTGTTATTGCCATAGAGAAAGGTGGTTTGTTTACAAGATTTGTTGAAGAACAAATTGACAAAAAATTCAAATCTATTATTATCAATACTGGTGGACAAGCACCACGTTCAACTCGTACACTGTTGAAAAGACTCCATGATGAAATGGGATTACCTGTAATTGTTCTTACAGATGGAGATGTCTATGGAGAACATATTGCAATGGTAATAAAATCTGGTTCAGCTAATGCTGCTCATCTTAGAGAACTTACAGTACCTGATGCAAAATGGGTTGGAGTCTGGGCTACTGATATTGAAAAATACAAGTTGCCAACAATTCCAATGACTGAATCTGATATTAAGAGATGTTATGATCTTCAAAAAGATCCTAGATATCAAGATGGAATTTGGAAAAAAGAACTTGATGTGTTCCTTAGATTGAAAAGAAAAGCAGAACTTGAGGCTTTCTCAAAATATGGTTTAACTAACATTACTGACAAGTATTTACCACAAAAATTAGAATTAGCAAAAAGTCTCTAG
- a CDS encoding DNA topoisomerase VI subunit B, protein MSSIKEKFNQISPSEFFYSNRDLAGFSNPTRSLYTAVREFVENALDACDQKGILPDVHLTIKAVEPDKPDPKPYILTVKDNGPGIDAEHIPLAFGTVLYGSKFGLKQARGMFGLGATMAILYGQITTNKPVIVKSCSDGATQNQFEILLDIQKNKPVIVKHTTKEVSKKGLSVSICLEGDYSKAGNKIRDYVYETSLITPYASITFDDPKGQKFAHARFVKDIPPPPTIIRPHPHGIDVERIRRMIVESQFEIPTIDDAMIEKVRKDLGLSKKSLSFTAIMDKAKKKWKTLSRQVRVVIALMSFLKMDFEKLNKIKIEDLDIPNKKLFYWDFGDSQSKSVDMDPESQYYKQLTNTVQGEPLTTFLTKRFQRVGPTTAVKFAEFAKFKPEKRMGTLTNQELVQLSDSLQKFEDFMAPDSSCLAPLGEEPLEKGIKKFFNPDFTAVVQRPPSAYSGFPFIIEMGIAYGGDIKSGGPHVYRYANRIPLLYDEGSDVVLKVVNDTDWGRYKVKGDPPFIIVSHICSTRIPYKTAGKENVADRQEIERELRLGLQFLSRKLAAYMSKRGQADMAKKRANLYAKYIPLIAEFCTELAGKKKEPNYQKILDENAVESKKTVEEEKEIENK, encoded by the coding sequence ATGTCTTCTATTAAAGAAAAATTCAATCAAATTTCTCCAAGTGAGTTCTTTTACAGTAATCGAGATTTGGCCGGATTTAGCAATCCTACTAGATCTCTATATACCGCTGTAAGAGAATTTGTTGAAAATGCATTAGATGCATGTGATCAAAAAGGAATACTGCCTGACGTTCATCTGACAATTAAGGCAGTTGAGCCTGATAAGCCAGATCCAAAGCCGTATATTTTGACAGTCAAAGACAATGGACCTGGAATTGATGCTGAACATATTCCTCTCGCTTTTGGAACTGTTCTTTATGGTTCAAAATTTGGATTAAAACAAGCAAGAGGAATGTTTGGCCTTGGGGCAACAATGGCTATTCTTTATGGACAAATTACCACCAACAAACCTGTAATTGTAAAAAGTTGTTCTGACGGTGCCACTCAAAATCAATTTGAAATATTATTAGATATTCAAAAAAACAAACCAGTAATTGTTAAACATACCACTAAAGAAGTTTCAAAAAAAGGACTATCTGTTAGTATTTGTTTAGAAGGTGATTACTCAAAAGCAGGAAACAAAATTCGTGATTATGTTTATGAAACTTCTTTGATCACTCCATATGCTTCAATAACTTTTGATGATCCAAAGGGACAAAAATTTGCACATGCAAGATTTGTAAAAGATATTCCTCCACCCCCAACAATTATTCGACCTCATCCACATGGTATTGATGTAGAACGAATTAGAAGAATGATTGTTGAATCACAGTTTGAGATTCCTACAATTGATGATGCAATGATTGAAAAAGTAAGAAAGGATTTAGGATTATCAAAGAAAAGTCTTAGCTTTACAGCTATAATGGATAAAGCAAAGAAAAAATGGAAAACACTTTCACGTCAAGTTAGAGTTGTAATTGCATTGATGTCTTTTCTCAAAATGGATTTTGAAAAACTAAATAAAATAAAAATTGAAGATTTAGACATTCCAAACAAAAAATTATTTTATTGGGATTTTGGAGATTCACAATCAAAATCAGTTGATATGGATCCTGAAAGTCAGTATTACAAACAACTAACCAATACTGTTCAAGGTGAACCATTAACTACATTTTTGACTAAAAGATTCCAACGAGTAGGTCCTACAACTGCAGTAAAATTTGCAGAATTTGCAAAATTCAAACCTGAAAAACGAATGGGCACTTTAACAAATCAAGAATTAGTTCAACTTAGTGATTCACTTCAAAAATTTGAAGACTTTATGGCTCCTGATTCTAGTTGCTTGGCTCCATTAGGTGAAGAACCCTTGGAAAAAGGAATCAAGAAATTCTTTAACCCTGATTTCACTGCTGTAGTTCAGCGACCACCATCAGCTTATTCTGGATTTCCATTCATTATTGAGATGGGAATCGCTTATGGGGGAGATATCAAATCTGGCGGACCTCATGTTTACAGATATGCTAACAGGATTCCTTTACTATATGATGAAGGAAGTGATGTTGTTCTAAAAGTGGTTAATGATACTGATTGGGGTAGATACAAGGTAAAAGGTGATCCGCCATTCATCATAGTTTCTCATATTTGTTCAACTAGAATTCCATACAAAACTGCTGGAAAAGAAAATGTTGCTGACAGACAAGAAATTGAAAGAGAATTACGATTGGGACTCCAGTTTTTGTCAAGAAAATTGGCTGCTTACATGTCAAAAAGAGGACAAGCTGATATGGCAAAAAAGAGAGCAAATCTTTATGCAAAATATATTCCATTAATTGCAGAATTTTGTACAGAACTTGCTGGTAAGAAAAAGGAACCTAATTATCAGAAAATATTGGATGAAAATGCAGTCGAGTCTAAAAAAACAGTAGAGGAGGAAAAAGAAATTGAAAACAAGTAA
- a CDS encoding KH domain-containing protein has product MSFEKLIRIPNDRIAVLIGKSGSVKSKIEESCHVTLDIDGDTGEVFIKTQGDVEKIQPFKAMEIVTAIGRGFSPENAMTLLKGENALHVIDLREFAGKSNANVERIKGRIIGEGGRARRNMENLSGTHISVYGKTVSIIGDSSKLRLAVDAISSISSGSNHGPVYNKLEAANRKEKQEKMKLWEDQDVFY; this is encoded by the coding sequence ATGAGCTTTGAAAAATTAATTCGTATTCCAAATGATCGAATTGCAGTTTTAATCGGTAAATCTGGAAGTGTTAAATCAAAAATTGAAGAATCTTGTCATGTAACTTTGGATATTGATGGAGATACTGGTGAAGTTTTTATAAAAACTCAAGGAGATGTTGAAAAAATTCAACCATTCAAAGCTATGGAAATAGTTACTGCAATTGGTAGAGGGTTTTCACCTGAAAATGCAATGACTTTACTAAAAGGTGAGAATGCATTACATGTTATAGATCTTAGAGAATTTGCAGGAAAATCTAATGCTAATGTTGAAAGGATAAAAGGGAGGATTATTGGAGAAGGTGGTAGAGCAAGACGAAATATGGAAAATCTTAGCGGTACTCATATCTCAGTTTATGGAAAGACTGTTTCAATTATTGGTGATTCAAGCAAATTACGTTTAGCAGTTGATGCAATCTCTTCAATTTCCAGTGGAAGTAATCATGGTCCAGTTTACAATAAATTAGAAGCTGCAAATAGAAAAGAAAAACAAGAAAAAATGAAATTATGGGAAGATCAAGATGTCTTCTATTAA
- a CDS encoding serine protein kinase RIO, giving the protein MTDILSKKLESKIDNKLISKRKRTKLEDGFKKGKVVNEVLDKPTVMTLYKMITDHVIAYVNGSVSAGKESVLFWGVDEHDANVALKIYLVSTANFKKREPYILGDPRFSHLKKGTKNLVYLWAKKEYRNLTQCYEAGIPVPRPLYVTNNVLAMEFIGDGGAPAKSLLTSEVDENDYAQAISILGDLYKKAKLVHGDFSEYNIFKTEKGLVVFDLGSGVDLRHPNAQEFLKRDINNIGRFFKKRGILVEDSDKIFEDIVK; this is encoded by the coding sequence TTGACTGATATTCTTAGTAAAAAATTAGAATCTAAAATAGATAATAAATTAATTTCTAAACGAAAACGAACAAAATTGGAAGATGGTTTCAAAAAAGGCAAAGTTGTCAATGAAGTTTTGGACAAACCAACTGTAATGACATTATACAAAATGATTACAGATCATGTAATTGCTTATGTTAATGGCTCTGTAAGTGCTGGAAAAGAATCTGTTCTATTTTGGGGTGTTGATGAACATGATGCTAATGTTGCTTTGAAAATCTATTTAGTCAGTACTGCAAATTTCAAAAAACGTGAACCATACATACTTGGTGATCCAAGATTTTCTCATCTGAAAAAAGGTACAAAAAATCTTGTTTATTTATGGGCAAAAAAAGAATATAGGAATTTAACTCAATGCTATGAGGCTGGAATTCCAGTCCCGAGACCACTTTATGTAACAAACAATGTTTTGGCTATGGAATTTATTGGTGATGGCGGAGCCCCTGCAAAATCATTACTAACTTCAGAAGTTGATGAAAATGATTATGCTCAAGCCATATCCATTCTAGGAGATCTTTACAAAAAAGCAAAATTGGTACATGGTGATTTTTCAGAATACAATATTTTCAAAACAGAAAAAGGATTAGTTGTTTTTGATTTGGGTTCTGGCGTTGATCTTAGACATCCAAACGCTCAAGAATTTCTTAAACGAGATATTAATAACATTGGAAGATTCTTTAAAAAACGAGGAATTCTTGTTGAAGATTCAGATAAAATATTTGAGGATATTGTAAAATGA
- a CDS encoding DUF424 domain-containing protein, whose protein sequence is MQFAIRSTNYQNQSMLNICDAELLGKKITEGELTMHISEGYYGERFVEKDEAESLLKSSSIINMAGKETIALSLSLGIGAENAIKTVSDVPFLIVFHM, encoded by the coding sequence ATGCAATTCGCAATACGATCTACTAACTACCAAAACCAATCAATGCTAAATATTTGTGATGCTGAGCTGTTGGGGAAAAAAATTACTGAAGGTGAATTAACTATGCATATTAGTGAAGGTTACTATGGTGAAAGATTTGTTGAAAAAGATGAAGCTGAATCTTTACTGAAAAGCTCTTCTATTATCAACATGGCAGGAAAAGAAACTATTGCTTTATCTCTAAGTCTTGGTATAGGAGCTGAAAATGCTATTAAGACAGTTTCTGATGTTCCATTTTTAATAGTATTTCATATGTAA
- a CDS encoding translation initiation factor IF-2 subunit beta — translation MTKSDYENLLKRIQDKLGDTDKESQTRFELPVVDVMWEGQKTFLRNFSEFPKVLRRDPDKVLQYLSKEFAVPAERLGDKAMFVGRRAPDDFTRLFQIYVKDYLECPTCKSPDTKILKENRISFLICEACGAKSTLKGKYA, via the coding sequence GTGACTAAATCCGATTACGAAAACTTGCTAAAACGTATTCAAGATAAACTAGGTGATACTGATAAAGAATCCCAAACTAGATTTGAACTTCCTGTAGTTGATGTAATGTGGGAAGGACAGAAGACATTTTTACGAAATTTCTCAGAATTTCCAAAGGTTTTACGTAGAGATCCTGACAAAGTTTTGCAATACCTTTCAAAAGAATTTGCAGTTCCTGCAGAGAGACTAGGAGATAAAGCAATGTTTGTAGGAAGAAGAGCCCCTGATGATTTTACAAGATTATTCCAAATTTATGTGAAAGACTATCTTGAATGTCCAACATGTAAAAGTCCTGATACAAAAATCCTCAAAGAAAACAGAATATCTTTTTTGATTTGTGAAGCATGTGGTGCAAAATCTACTTTGAAAGGTAAATATGCGTAA
- a CDS encoding DUF5679 domain-containing protein — protein MVQAYCVKCRAKRDIKDPKETTLKNGRPAVKGTCPTCGTNVFRIGKME, from the coding sequence ATGGTTCAAGCATATTGCGTAAAATGCAGAGCAAAAAGGGATATCAAAGATCCCAAAGAAACTACACTGAAAAACGGACGTCCTGCTGTAAAAGGTACATGTCCAACATGTGGTACAAACGTCTTCCGAATAGGAAAGATGGAATAA